In one window of Helianthus annuus cultivar XRQ/B chromosome 17, HanXRQr2.0-SUNRISE, whole genome shotgun sequence DNA:
- the LOC110923918 gene encoding uncharacterized protein LOC110923918: MAGVIPMKMIFRGKEDVPTKTTQTPIDENWYQDLKDVPSIALPEKAVVGASMSLNWRMNREEEPAYMEVVSLHVVAFERKGGKMATVAKKPDKELWYHRILRNFVLPRDDDLAAQPAAGAGELSNLGIGPEKKRRVPTTTTTPKKSDAEKAQPSKAKSVGGEKKVMRRPKSEPKDAADIPPSNLDDPIDLESSPEHLLRKKTGKRKQVDVEAEGQPEKKARRKKITRRGNLDAFIAKPVLEVPNSPVYTEPESVVNEELPPSPPRASVVEQLKNADVPENEAEKTVGAEDSGVENPLNIAVDAGTVTSPEVVDVGAGNPQTPEFVAQDSEKGKSAQEIPVTASPSMASNSMLENIEKVSAEDQGSFSDADKNSPIHPDETLGDYYYRTYSEKNAAEIHVPVWNLKKGDTFSDWRVCQDWLQGTFPCGVIKFQEGRLHDQNYHAYLEEVASYTSTTHHIVREWHSMHKEWAAFKASKKKAAEDENRVAQLRAKLEADQAKFETDRKTEEWSVAGWKRKAEAEAALLSEERKNWKKICEKDNTEKMGLRNVINNLKAEVEKLKKQDAEIEKLKQEKANAEAARDEVRSHREMSEQREVHTYATLALRDKEIKELTALLSEQEQLKAEIEYSKKTLEFAQAEKAETSCRLAKTEEKLETSETARAKAESELEPLKGDMLWLKEHGIASVAKSVLNCEELDKTVARLSATHGVNTDAALAAMKTEFNNLQLPVMDLINVALQSEDHVLQLKEIFPDKDEDEDLD, translated from the exons ATGGCCGGGGTTATTCCGATGAAGATGATATTTAGGGGAAAAGAGGATGTCCCTACTAAGACTACTCAAACTCCCATTGATGAAAATTGGTACCAAGATTTGAAAGACGTTCCGTCTATTGCTTTGCCGGAGAAAGCCGTTGTTGGTGCTAGCATGAGCCTGAACTGGCGGATGAATCGGGAAGAGGAGCCGGCGTATATGGAGG TTGTCTCTTTGCATGTTGTCGCGTTTGAGAGAAAAGGTGGAAAGATGGCTACAGTTGCCAAAAAGCCTGATAAGGAGCTTTGGTATCATCGCATCTTGAGGAACTTTGTTCTCCCGCGGGATGATGATTTGGCTGCGCAACCTGCTGCTGGCGCGG GTGAGCTGTCGAATTTAGGCATAGGCCCTGAGAAGAAAAGACGTGTGCCCACTACTACTACTACGCCAAAGAAGAGTGATGCGGAGAAAGCTCAGCCTTCTAAGGCTAAAAGTGTGGGaggagagaagaaag TTATGAGAAGACCGAAGTCGGAACCCAAAGACGCTGCTGATATCCCTCCATCGAACCTTGATGATCCTATCGACTTAGAGTCGAGTCCTGAACATTTGTTGAGGAAGAAAACAGGAAAAAGGAAACAAGTTGATGTTGAGGCTGAAGGTCAGCCTGAGAAGAAAGCTCGAAGGAAGAAGATTACCAGAAGGGGCAATCTTGATGCCTTCATTGCAAAACCTGTTCTCG AAGTACCAAACTCTCCTGTTTATACAGAGCCAGAATCTGTGGTTAATGAGGAACTTCCGCCCTCTCCTCCTCGCGCCTCTGTTGTTGAGCAGTTAAAGAATGCTGATGTTCCCGAGAATGAGGCGGAGAAGACTGTTGGGGCAGAGGATTCTGGGGTTGAGAATCCTCTTAACATTGCTGTGGATGCGGGAACAGTTACTAGCCCAGAGGTTGTGGATGTTGGTGCTGGTAATCCACAAACTCCTGAATTTGTTGCTCAGGATTCAGAGAAAGGAAAATCCGCTCAAGAGATCCCTGTAACAGCTTCTCCTTCCATGGCTTCTAACTCCATGCTTGAGAATATTGAGAAGGTCTCTGCTGAGGACCAAGGTTCGTTCTCTGACGCTGATAAAAATTCTCCAATCCACCCGGATGAAACTCTGGGGGATTACTATTATAGAACTTATTCGGAGAAGAACGCCGCTGAAATTCATGTCCCTGTTTGGAATCTGAAGAAAGGTGATACCTTTTCAGATTGGCGTGTGTGTCAAGATTGGTTACAGGGAACTTTTCCGTGTGGGGTGATTAAATTCCAGGAAGGACGCCTTCATGATCAAAATTATCATGCCTACCTTGAAGAGGTTGCTTCTTATACGTCCACTACGCACCACATAGTGCGCGAGTGGCATAGTATGCATAAGGAATGGGCTGCTTTTAAGGCGTCCAAGAAGAAAGCTGCTGAGGATGAAAACCGTGTTGCCCAGTTGAGGGCTAAACTAGAAGCTGATCAGGCCAAATTTGAGACTGATCGAAAAACTGAGGAGTGGTCTGTTGCGGGTTGGAAGAGAAAGGCGGAAGCTGAAGCTGCCCTTCTTTCCGAGGAGCGCAAAAACTGGAAAAAGATCTGCGAGAAAGATAATACTGAGAAGATGGGTCTCCGCAATGTTATCAACAATCTCAAGGCTGAGGTTGAGAAGTTGAAGAAACAAGATGCGGAGATCGAAAAATTGAAGCAAGAAAAAGCCAATGCTGAAGCCGCGCGAGATGAAGTGCGTTCTCACAGGGAAATGAGTGAACAACGAGAGGTACATACCTACGCTACCCTTGCCCTTAGAGataaagagataaaagaacttaCTGCTTTGCTATCTGAGCAGGAACAACTTAAGGCGGAAATTGAGTATTCCAAGAAAACCCTGGAGTTTGCGCAGGCTGAGAAGGCTGAAACTTCTTGCCGCCTTGCCAAAACCGAAGAGAAGTTAGAAACTTCCGAAACTGCGCGGGCGAAAGCGGAGAGTGAGCTTGAACCATTGAAGGGCGACATGCTATGGCTGAAAGAGCACGGAATCGCAAGT GTTGCTAAATCAGTGCTGAATTGTGAAGAGCTAGACAAAACGGTTGCGCGCTT ATCCGCTACTCATGGTGTTAATACTGATGCCGCTCTTGCGGCTATGAAAACAGAATTCAACAACTTACAGCTCCCTGTCATGGATCTTATAAACGTTGCATTGCAGTCTGAAGACCATGTATTACAACTGAAAGAAATCTTCCCCgataaagatgaagatgaagacttAGATTAG
- the LOC110923919 gene encoding uncharacterized protein LOC110923919, with product MIIRGAFNFPPNPTPPVQPQPIPTQPVQQSEPDDDVEVVLETQPPKEKDKRKKGKQVVGEQPSKPKSTKWTLIEEEALAKAYIGTSTHLTKGNNQTGDGFWSKVLAKFLELMDQGPYRDIDSVLSKWRKINEFVNKFCDEYNKIYTSVRRSGMNDDDVLKQALEKYRANNAEFDEEEYAVHEAERPQGRDKSKKERAEGEEKEKVDLKMEEFMEHLKTYTDISAQKTKAKERAVEEKTRVAEEKLREKVRLSNEKI from the exons ATGATTATCCGGGGTGCTTTTAATTTCCCACCGAATCCGACACCACCCGTTCAACCCCAACCGATCCCGACGCAACCCGTTCAACAATCCGAACCTGACGACGATGTGGAGGTTGTTCTCGAAACCCAACCGCCTAAAGAAAAAGACAAACGAAAAAAAGGCAAGCAAGTGGTGGGTGAGCAACCGTCCAAACCGAAGTCGACTAAGTGGACGCTAATCGAAGAAGAAGCCTTAGCTAAGGCTTACATAGGCACGTCTACACACCTGACAAAAG gTAATAACCAAACGGGTGACGGGTTTTGGTCCAAGGTTTTGGCGAAGTTCCTCGAGCTTATGGACCAAGGCCCGTATCGAGATATCGACTCAGTGTTATCAAAGTGGCGGAAAATAAACGAGTTCGTCAATAAGTTTTGCGacgaatataataaaatatatacaagTGTGCGTCGTAGCGGCATGAACGACGACGATGTGCTCAAACAAGCGTTGGAGAAGTATAGGGCGAACAATG CCGAGTTTGACGAAGAGGAGTACGCCGTACATGAAGCGGAGCGTCCACAAGGCCGGGACAAATCAAAGAAGGAGCGGGCCGAGGGggaagaaaaggaaaaggtggaCCTGAAGATGGAAGAGTTTATGGAACACTTAAAAACGTACACGGACATCTCGGCCCAAAAGACGAAGGCGAAGGAGCGGGCCGTCGAAGAAAAAACTCGTGTAGCGGAAGAAAAGTTACGTGAGAAGGTCCGATTGTCGAATGAGAAAATCTGA